In a genomic window of Rubrivirga sp. SAORIC476:
- a CDS encoding NuoM family protein produces the protein MLLSLVIFLPALGALALLALPSVNAIRWGALGVTLVTFAISIGLWLGFDPAVSTAAAPQMATRLLWFGGVDITYFVGVDGLNLLLILLTTLLGPIIVLSSWTYIGKAHKGYYALMLLLETGVLGVFAAFDVFLFYIFFELTLIPMVFLIGIWGGEDRVYAAVKFVLYTLVGSLLMLVGVLWLGFAAGDAVNGGVFTTDWYKLVSFGVPLGAQWGLFAVFGLAFMIKVPLFPFHTWLPDAHTQAPTGGSVVLAGVLLKMGTYGLLRFVIPFFPNASAAAAPWIGVLAVIGIVYGALVAFAQTDVKKLVAYSSVSHLGFVVLGVFAFDVIASQGALIQMVNHGISTGALFLIIGMLYERRHTRAMADFGGIAKSVPVLTFFMLFSVFASAGLPGLNGFVGEFMILIGSWNSPTLGNPVLIAVATTGVIFAAVYLLWMVYRTFFGEITNEENRTMADLNGREIGLLLPLAALMLLMGFWPAPFLDRSERAVRSLIATSEVKAGAVLAASKDLDAKPVVVDVVWPADVAAAPVAPPAPAH, from the coding sequence ATGCTCCTCTCGCTCGTCATCTTCCTCCCGGCGCTCGGCGCGCTCGCGCTGCTTGCGCTGCCGTCGGTGAACGCGATCCGGTGGGGCGCGCTCGGCGTGACGCTGGTCACGTTCGCGATCTCGATCGGGCTGTGGCTCGGCTTCGACCCGGCGGTGTCGACCGCGGCCGCGCCCCAGATGGCGACGCGCCTGCTGTGGTTCGGCGGCGTCGACATCACCTACTTCGTGGGCGTCGATGGGCTGAACCTGCTCCTGATCCTGCTCACGACCCTGCTGGGGCCGATCATCGTGCTCTCGTCGTGGACGTACATCGGCAAGGCGCACAAGGGCTACTACGCGCTCATGCTGCTGCTGGAGACCGGCGTGCTCGGCGTGTTCGCCGCGTTCGACGTCTTCCTGTTCTACATCTTCTTCGAGCTGACGCTGATCCCGATGGTGTTCCTCATCGGCATCTGGGGCGGAGAGGACCGGGTCTACGCGGCGGTCAAGTTCGTGCTCTACACGCTGGTTGGCTCCCTGCTGATGCTGGTCGGTGTGCTGTGGCTCGGATTCGCGGCGGGCGACGCCGTCAACGGCGGCGTGTTCACGACCGACTGGTACAAGCTGGTCAGCTTCGGCGTGCCGCTGGGCGCGCAGTGGGGCCTGTTCGCCGTCTTCGGGCTGGCGTTCATGATCAAGGTGCCGCTCTTCCCGTTCCACACGTGGTTGCCCGACGCCCACACCCAGGCGCCGACGGGTGGCTCGGTGGTGCTGGCGGGCGTGCTGCTGAAGATGGGCACCTACGGGCTGCTGCGGTTCGTCATCCCATTCTTCCCGAACGCGAGCGCGGCGGCGGCGCCGTGGATCGGCGTGCTGGCCGTCATCGGCATCGTGTACGGCGCGCTGGTCGCGTTCGCGCAGACCGACGTCAAGAAGCTCGTCGCCTACTCGTCGGTGTCCCACCTCGGGTTCGTCGTGCTCGGCGTGTTCGCCTTCGACGTGATCGCCTCGCAGGGGGCGCTGATCCAGATGGTCAACCACGGCATCTCGACGGGCGCGCTGTTCCTCATCATCGGCATGCTCTACGAGCGGCGCCACACCCGCGCGATGGCGGACTTCGGCGGCATCGCGAAGAGCGTCCCGGTGCTGACCTTCTTCATGCTCTTCAGCGTGTTCGCCTCGGCGGGTCTGCCGGGCCTGAACGGCTTCGTGGGCGAGTTCATGATCCTGATCGGGTCCTGGAACTCGCCGACGCTCGGCAACCCCGTTCTGATCGCGGTCGCCACGACGGGCGTCATCTTCGCGGCAGTCTACCTCCTGTGGATGGTGTACCGGACGTTCTTCGGCGAGATCACGAACGAGGAGAACCGCACGATGGCCGACCTGAACGGGCGCGAGATCGGCCTGCTGCTGCCGCTGGCGGCGCTGATGCTGCTGATGGGCTTCTGGCCCGCGCCGTTCCTCGACCGCTCCGAG
- a CDS encoding NADH-quinone oxidoreductase subunit L, with translation MELLVQLILLPPLFVAAFNGMMGLFSPAYREKKTLIGALGTLAVALPFAVTATLFFGFAEPEVVRYFSWMAAGDLQIDFAYRIDQLSLLMTMIVTGVGALIHLYSVGYMHDDDGFWRFFAYLNLFIFAMLNLVLAENLPVLFLGWEGVGLCSYLLIGFWYTDLKNSAAANKAFIVNRIGDFAFLLAMFIIFQTVTAAIDGPFGLDFTTLLAPETLALFEGSTGLWVCILLFIGATGKSAQIPLFVWLPDAMAGPTPVSALIHAATMVTSGLYLLARLSSLVLLQPTAMAVIASIGALTAIMAATVAITQNDIKKVLAYSTVSQLGYMFLAAGVGAFYVAIFHVMTHAFFKACLFLGSGSVIHAMHDVEHKLAHKGLVPDHHGGHGDDHAPDHGEGHHADGPKPAYATLPYEGGFDAQDMRTMGGLRKDMKVTAATFLVSTLAIAGLPPLSGFFSKDEILFRTFEFANQVHIGYGVLWVVGLITAVLTAIYMTRAYLLTFEGESRWPDAFDTRAHESPITMTIPLMVLAGLAAVAGFFGLPAVFGENASWIHGWLVGHDGHLGPVADALEAATAPAGSLFATLDAHHASHTTEWILLGLGATLAIAGIAAAWLGFRFASRGPEADRSVRKVFALFYAPASQVWFFDRVYNATFVKATVEGARKVFAPFDKNVVDGGVMGLAHGVRRLSGWLRGAQTGVVQTYALAIVVGVVAVVALVLFV, from the coding sequence ATGGAACTCCTCGTTCAGCTCATCCTCCTCCCGCCGCTCTTCGTGGCGGCGTTCAACGGGATGATGGGCTTGTTCTCGCCCGCGTACCGAGAGAAGAAGACGCTCATCGGCGCGCTGGGGACGCTGGCCGTCGCGCTGCCGTTCGCCGTGACCGCGACGCTGTTCTTCGGGTTCGCCGAGCCGGAGGTCGTCCGCTACTTCTCATGGATGGCCGCGGGCGACTTGCAGATCGACTTCGCGTACCGGATCGACCAGTTGTCGCTGCTGATGACGATGATTGTCACCGGCGTCGGCGCGCTGATCCACCTGTACTCGGTCGGGTACATGCACGACGACGACGGGTTCTGGCGCTTCTTCGCCTACCTGAACCTGTTCATCTTCGCGATGCTCAACCTGGTGCTGGCGGAGAACCTGCCGGTGCTGTTCCTCGGCTGGGAGGGCGTGGGGCTGTGCAGCTACCTGCTGATCGGGTTCTGGTACACCGACCTCAAGAACTCGGCGGCGGCCAACAAGGCGTTCATCGTCAACCGGATCGGCGACTTCGCCTTCCTGCTGGCGATGTTCATCATCTTCCAGACCGTCACCGCCGCCATCGACGGGCCGTTCGGGCTCGACTTCACGACGCTGCTCGCGCCGGAGACGCTGGCGCTGTTCGAGGGGAGCACCGGCCTCTGGGTCTGCATCCTGCTGTTCATCGGCGCGACGGGCAAGAGCGCCCAGATCCCGCTGTTCGTCTGGCTGCCTGACGCGATGGCCGGGCCGACGCCCGTCTCGGCGCTGATCCACGCGGCGACGATGGTGACCTCGGGCCTCTACCTGCTGGCCCGCCTCTCGTCGCTCGTGCTCCTCCAGCCGACCGCGATGGCGGTCATCGCCAGCATCGGCGCGCTGACGGCGATCATGGCGGCGACGGTCGCGATCACGCAGAACGACATCAAGAAGGTGCTGGCCTACTCGACAGTCAGCCAACTGGGCTACATGTTCCTCGCGGCCGGCGTCGGCGCGTTCTACGTGGCCATCTTCCACGTCATGACCCACGCCTTCTTCAAGGCGTGCCTCTTCCTCGGCTCGGGCTCGGTGATCCACGCCATGCACGACGTGGAGCACAAGCTGGCCCACAAGGGCCTCGTGCCGGATCATCACGGCGGCCACGGGGACGACCACGCGCCGGACCACGGCGAAGGCCACCATGCCGACGGTCCGAAGCCCGCCTACGCGACGCTTCCGTACGAAGGGGGCTTCGACGCGCAGGACATGCGGACGATGGGCGGCCTCCGCAAGGACATGAAGGTGACGGCGGCGACCTTCCTGGTCTCCACGCTCGCCATCGCGGGCCTGCCGCCGCTGTCGGGCTTCTTCTCGAAGGACGAGATCCTGTTCCGCACGTTCGAGTTCGCCAACCAGGTCCACATCGGCTACGGCGTGCTGTGGGTCGTCGGCCTGATCACGGCCGTGCTGACGGCGATCTACATGACGCGCGCCTACCTGCTGACGTTCGAGGGCGAGTCGCGCTGGCCGGACGCGTTCGACACGCGCGCCCACGAGAGCCCGATCACGATGACGATCCCGCTGATGGTGCTCGCAGGTCTCGCGGCCGTCGCGGGCTTCTTCGGCCTGCCCGCCGTGTTCGGTGAGAACGCCTCGTGGATCCACGGCTGGCTGGTGGGCCACGACGGCCACCTCGGTCCGGTGGCGGACGCGCTGGAGGCGGCGACGGCTCCGGCGGGCTCCCTGTTCGCAACGCTCGACGCGCACCACGCCTCCCACACGACCGAGTGGATCCTGCTCGGTCTGGGCGCCACCCTCGCCATCGCCGGCATCGCGGCGGCGTGGCTGGGCTTCCGCTTCGCTAGCCGCGGCCCCGAGGCGGACCGCTCCGTGCGCAAGGTGTTCGCGCTCTTCTACGCCCCCGCGAGCCAGGTCTGGTTCTTCGACCGGGTCTACAACGCCACGTTCGTCAAGGCCACGGTGGAGGGCGCCCGCAAGGTGTTCGCCCCGTTCGACAAGAACGTGGTCGATGGGGGTGTGATGGGCCTCGCCCACGGCGTCCGTCGGCTCTCGGGCTGGCTCCGCGGCGCGCAGACGGGCGTCGTCCAGACCTACGCGCTTGCCATCGTGGTGGGCGTGGTGGCCGTCGTCGCGCTCGTCCTCTTCGTCTGA
- the nuoK gene encoding NADH-quinone oxidoreductase subunit NuoK: MDLTWYLSLSAVLFTIGVLGVLLRRNVIVVFLSIELMLNAVNLTLVAFSQAFGDVDGQILVFFVMSVAAAEAAVGLAIVIAMFRNKLTVNVDELRLFRG, encoded by the coding sequence ATGGACCTCACCTGGTACCTCTCGCTGAGCGCGGTGCTCTTTACGATCGGCGTTCTCGGCGTGCTCCTGCGCCGCAACGTGATCGTCGTCTTCCTGAGCATCGAGCTGATGCTGAACGCGGTCAACCTGACGCTGGTGGCCTTCAGTCAGGCCTTCGGCGACGTGGACGGCCAGATCCTGGTCTTCTTCGTGATGAGCGTCGCCGCCGCTGAGGCGGCCGTGGGGCTCGCGATCGTGATCGCCATGTTCCGCAACAAGCTGACCGTCAACGTCGACGAACTGCGTCTGTTTAGAGGGTAG
- a CDS encoding NADH-quinone oxidoreductase subunit J — protein sequence METFLFFVFAVFAVAGAVGMLVSRSPVASALWMVQTMIAIACLYLTLNAAFIGVVQILVYAGAIMVLFLFVIMLLNLEQSPRLSTLSWPRALAFIGGVCVLALLLSAVATRADLDPAIPLPADAVAATSVENLGVALLTTHAFSLEIVGALLLAATIGAVLLAKKRFV from the coding sequence GTGGAGACGTTCCTCTTCTTCGTGTTCGCCGTCTTCGCGGTGGCCGGTGCCGTCGGCATGCTGGTCTCGCGCAGCCCCGTCGCCAGTGCGCTGTGGATGGTCCAGACGATGATCGCCATCGCCTGCCTCTACCTGACGCTCAACGCCGCCTTCATCGGGGTCGTCCAGATCCTGGTCTACGCAGGCGCCATCATGGTGCTGTTCCTGTTCGTGATCATGCTTCTGAACCTGGAGCAGTCGCCGCGGCTGAGCACGCTCTCGTGGCCGCGCGCGCTGGCGTTCATCGGCGGCGTGTGCGTGCTGGCGTTGCTGCTCTCGGCCGTCGCCACCCGCGCGGACCTCGACCCGGCGATCCCACTCCCGGCGGACGCCGTCGCGGCGACCTCGGTCGAGAACCTTGGCGTGGCGCTCCTCACGACGCACGCGTTCTCGCTCGAGATCGTCGGCGCGCTCCTGCTGGCCGCCACCATCGGCGCCGTCCTCCTCGCCAAGAAGCGATTCGTGTAG
- a CDS encoding lysylphosphatidylglycerol synthase transmembrane domain-containing protein, producing the protein MDAPASPPVPTATPRRRVRKRDLVLPVALSLAAVGVVLWATYEPGAFAKVRGTFNPWYLLGAVGAVALQITAGGLRLRYVSRGLIGSAAGIRAQLTWDFMSAVTPSAMGGAPFAAFFIAKENGLAYGQVTAVMLFTMIMDQIWFTLLIVTLYVSAIWLPVFPTTLGAAGIGTVAVYLAAMLCYFAFFAYATLFRPELLEWLAGKVVRLKWLRRFEEPVRRETRKLRNQAKILRAQSLGFYLIGAVYTLLYWAGRYGVVLLVALSFWRDFRHVLFVMRTAGLWLAGLAMPTPGGSGGIEALYVLYLSPLLPAGYGGPALLVWRALAYYGVLAMGLYVAGGAVRALLAGETPPPDPTSLPDEPEPTP; encoded by the coding sequence ATGGACGCCCCCGCCTCCCCTCCCGTCCCGACCGCCACGCCCCGGCGGCGCGTCCGCAAGCGCGACCTCGTGCTCCCGGTGGCCCTTAGCCTCGCGGCGGTAGGCGTGGTCCTGTGGGCGACCTACGAGCCGGGCGCCTTCGCGAAGGTGCGCGGGACGTTCAACCCGTGGTACCTGCTCGGCGCCGTCGGCGCGGTGGCGTTGCAGATCACGGCCGGCGGGCTCCGCCTGCGGTACGTCTCGCGCGGGCTGATCGGGTCCGCCGCGGGCATCCGGGCCCAGCTGACGTGGGACTTCATGTCGGCCGTGACGCCATCGGCTATGGGCGGGGCGCCGTTCGCGGCCTTCTTCATCGCCAAGGAGAACGGGCTCGCCTACGGGCAGGTGACGGCGGTCATGCTGTTCACGATGATCATGGACCAGATCTGGTTCACGCTGCTCATCGTGACGCTGTACGTCTCGGCGATCTGGCTCCCGGTCTTCCCCACCACGCTCGGCGCCGCGGGCATCGGCACGGTGGCGGTGTACCTGGCCGCGATGCTGTGCTACTTCGCCTTCTTCGCCTACGCGACGCTGTTTCGGCCCGAGCTGCTGGAGTGGCTGGCGGGGAAGGTGGTGCGCCTGAAGTGGCTGCGTCGGTTCGAGGAGCCGGTTCGCCGGGAGACCCGCAAGCTGCGGAACCAGGCCAAGATCCTCCGAGCGCAGTCGCTCGGCTTCTACCTCATCGGCGCGGTGTACACGCTCCTGTACTGGGCCGGCCGCTACGGCGTCGTCCTGCTGGTGGCGCTCAGCTTCTGGCGGGACTTCCGCCACGTGCTCTTCGTGATGCGGACCGCCGGCCTGTGGCTCGCGGGCCTCGCCATGCCGACGCCCGGCGGCTCGGGTGGCATCGAGGCGCTCTACGTGCTCTACCTCTCCCCGCTCCTGCCCGCGGGCTACGGCGGACCGGCCCTGCTCGTCTGGCGCGCGCTCGCCTACTACGGCGTCCTCGCGATGGGCCTCTACGTGGCCGGCGGCGCGGTCCGCGCCCTGCTCGCCGGGGAGACGCCCCCGCCCGACCCGACGAGCCTCCCCGACGAGCCCGAGCCCACACCATGA